The Lineus longissimus chromosome 8, tnLinLong1.2, whole genome shotgun sequence region CTGCCGAATCGGGACAGACAGTCCGGGTGACTTTCCTCAACTTCATGGTCAGAGATCTGAACGCGAAGGACGACGCCGGGCACTCTGCTCTGTGGCTGGCGGCGGCGAACGGGAAAACTGGGGCAGTCAGAGCTCTCGTGAGGAAGAAAGCGGACATGCACACCATGGATGGGAAGAGATGGACACCAATGTTTGCCGCGGCTGTGAATAGCCATAGTGGTGTCGTGAAGGTGTTGGCTAAAGCTGGTGTGCGCCCTGACTGGTTCTACCCAGAGGAGGCCTCGGCTCTTCAATACGCTTTATCTGCGGGGAATAACACCGTGATTGAGGTCCTGATAAGAGGCGGTGTGAATCCAGACCAGCAGCACGGGGACACTAAAAACTCTCCACTGAATTGGGCTGCTATCAACGGGCACAAAGACATACTTGAGATATTCCTTAACGGAGGTGCTGATCTAGAGAATAAGAACAAACACGGCAACACCCCGCTCCACTCTGGGGTCATCCGTGGACAGGAAGAAATCGTGAAGATTCTACTCGAGCGTGGGGCAAATGTTGAAAATGAGAACTTCTACGGGAACACTCCACTCCACAGCGCCGCGtttcacggcaagaaggacttAGCGGAGCTCCTGATACGATCGGGCGCTAATGTACAGAGCAAGAACGTCAATGGCTTGACTCCACTCTGCTCTGCTGCGACGAATGGTCACAGAGAAGTCGTGGAGTCGCTCATAGGAGCAGGCGCGGACATTCAGACTAGGGATCTTTGGGGAAGCTCGCCATTGTCTTTCGCTCGTTACGGAGATCATGAGGGCATCGTGGACCTACTGAGGAAGAGTGGAGCTGGAGAAGACATTCCGGATGAAGATTCCGGTGAAGCTGAAAAAGACATTCAGAATGAAGATTCAGACTAAAGACTGGGAATTTACGAGATACCTTTCCCATTGGGATGATAATTcacaatcatacatgtacagtactcaTGTAAGATGTCCACTGCACCACAGTGTACACGATTTCAGCCGGATATCGTTTTTATAATAGCAACTGCCCGGTAATCTCGCGTATGCCTGCACAATAGCGTTCTGGCAATATATGATCCGCCG contains the following coding sequences:
- the LOC135492291 gene encoding serine/threonine-protein phosphatase 6 regulatory ankyrin repeat subunit B-like, with translation MTPRGEDWTELDDGRRHAPRMFSKASLEKKLRQAAESGQTVRVTFLNFMVRDLNAKDDAGHSALWLAAANGKTGAVRALVRKKADMHTMDGKRWTPMFAAAVNSHSGVVKVLAKAGVRPDWFYPEEASALQYALSAGNNTVIEVLIRGGVNPDQQHGDTKNSPLNWAAINGHKDILEIFLNGGADLENKNKHGNTPLHSGVIRGQEEIVKILLERGANVENENFYGNTPLHSAAFHGKKDLAELLIRSGANVQSKNVNGLTPLCSAATNGHREVVESLIGAGADIQTRDLWGSSPLSFARYGDHEGIVDLLRKSGAGEDIPDEDSGEAEKDIQNEDSD